One Bradyrhizobium sp. CCGB12 genomic window carries:
- a CDS encoding methyltransferase, which translates to MVERLTIDHVGHRGDGISLAASEAIYVPYALRGETVEVDQVAGHHPDRRKLLAVDVASPERIAPFCPHFGVCGGCAIQHWAAEPYQAWKRGIVVETLVQAGVDCEVAPLVDAHGAGRRRITLHGRFGTHDILKVGFSATSSHDVIPIHRCPILDPALEGALDAAWALAEQLTTKMPVTKPLDIQVTATASGLDVDVRGSGPLPTPLVTALSRVAEQHRLARLTRHGELVLQRLPPTVRMGRAEVTLPPGSFLQATVAGEETLAALVAERVGKAKEIADLFCGVGPFALRLAEKARIAAFDSDAGAIAALAKAARTPGLKPIKAEPRDLFRRPLVPPELRDFDAVVFDPPRQGAQAQALKLAASKVPVVVAVSCNVATFARDARLLIDGGYKIDSIVPVDQFRHTPHVELVARFSR; encoded by the coding sequence GTGGTTGAGCGCCTGACCATCGACCATGTCGGCCATCGCGGCGACGGTATCTCGCTCGCGGCGAGCGAAGCGATCTACGTGCCCTATGCGCTTCGAGGCGAGACCGTCGAGGTCGACCAGGTCGCAGGCCACCATCCCGACCGCCGCAAGCTGCTCGCAGTCGACGTCGCAAGCCCCGAGCGCATCGCGCCATTCTGTCCGCATTTCGGTGTCTGTGGCGGCTGTGCGATCCAGCACTGGGCGGCTGAGCCGTATCAGGCCTGGAAGCGCGGCATCGTGGTCGAGACGTTGGTGCAGGCCGGCGTCGATTGCGAGGTGGCACCGCTGGTCGATGCCCACGGCGCCGGCCGCAGGCGCATCACGCTGCACGGCCGCTTCGGCACGCACGACATCCTCAAGGTCGGCTTTTCCGCGACGAGCTCGCACGACGTCATTCCGATTCATCGCTGCCCCATCCTCGATCCCGCACTCGAGGGGGCGCTCGATGCCGCCTGGGCGCTCGCCGAACAGCTGACCACGAAAATGCCGGTGACGAAGCCGCTCGACATCCAGGTCACCGCGACCGCCAGCGGCCTCGATGTCGACGTGCGCGGCTCCGGCCCACTGCCGACGCCGCTGGTCACGGCGCTGTCGCGCGTCGCCGAGCAGCACCGCCTGGCACGATTGACGCGGCACGGCGAGCTGGTGCTGCAACGCTTGCCGCCGACGGTAAGGATGGGACGCGCGGAGGTGACGCTGCCGCCGGGCTCGTTCCTGCAGGCGACCGTCGCAGGCGAAGAGACGCTTGCGGCGCTCGTCGCCGAGCGCGTCGGCAAGGCCAAGGAGATCGCAGACCTCTTCTGCGGCGTTGGCCCGTTCGCGTTGAGGCTGGCCGAGAAGGCGCGCATCGCCGCCTTTGACAGCGATGCCGGCGCCATCGCGGCGCTTGCGAAGGCGGCGCGCACACCGGGCCTGAAGCCGATCAAGGCCGAGCCGCGCGATCTGTTCCGCCGCCCGCTGGTGCCGCCGGAGCTGCGCGACTTCGACGCTGTCGTATTCGATCCTCCGCGCCAGGGCGCGCAGGCCCAGGCGTTGAAACTCGCCGCGAGCAAGGTGCCCGTCGTGGTGGCGGTGTCCTGCAACGTCGCGACCTTCGCCCGCGACGCACGCCTGCTGATCGACGGTGGCTACAAGATCGACAGCATCGTGCCGGTCGATCAGTTCCGGCACACGCCGCATGTGGAGCTGGTGGCGCGGTTCAGCCGGTAA
- a CDS encoding ABC transporter permease, translating to MSNSRPVILFWQLAILAAVLVIWQWGFEWSKALLPKAYVPKILDPYFVAKPSLIWQSFLRLGCFSDAAGFAACIKGNDNNLWLATLVTLKNTWWGFLFGSASGIAAGLILGRSDFLARVFGPYIVALNSIPRIALVPLVILIFGLGDLSKIATAWLVVFFVVFFNTFEGTRAVDRDQIAAARLLGASEFTVLRTVVIPSALAWVFASLLPAVSFALIGVIVGEFIGAERGLGKLIIEAEARANASEMMVAIFVMMFVGILLAIAVRSLQSYLLRWQPQFEPSA from the coding sequence ATGTCCAACAGCCGCCCCGTCATCCTGTTCTGGCAACTGGCCATTCTCGCCGCAGTTCTCGTCATCTGGCAGTGGGGCTTCGAATGGAGCAAGGCGTTGCTGCCGAAGGCCTACGTGCCAAAGATCCTCGATCCCTATTTCGTCGCCAAGCCATCGCTGATCTGGCAGAGTTTTCTGCGGCTTGGCTGCTTCTCTGACGCTGCCGGCTTTGCCGCCTGCATCAAGGGCAACGACAATAATCTGTGGCTGGCGACGCTCGTCACGCTGAAGAACACCTGGTGGGGCTTTCTGTTTGGCTCGGCGAGCGGCATCGCGGCAGGCCTGATCCTCGGTCGTTCGGATTTCCTGGCCCGCGTGTTCGGACCCTATATCGTGGCGCTCAACTCGATACCGCGCATCGCGCTGGTGCCGCTCGTCATCCTGATCTTCGGTCTCGGCGATCTCTCCAAGATCGCCACGGCCTGGCTCGTCGTGTTCTTCGTGGTGTTCTTCAACACCTTTGAGGGAACGCGTGCAGTCGACCGCGACCAGATCGCCGCCGCCCGTCTTCTCGGCGCCAGCGAATTCACTGTGCTGCGCACGGTCGTGATCCCGTCCGCGCTGGCCTGGGTGTTCGCGTCGCTGCTGCCGGCCGTGTCTTTTGCATTGATCGGCGTCATCGTCGGTGAATTCATCGGCGCCGAGCGCGGGCTCGGCAAGCTCATCATCGAAGCCGAGGCGCGGGCCAATGCCAGCGAGATGATGGTCGCCATCTTCGTCATGATGTTCGTCGGCATCCTGCTGGCAATCGCGGTGCGTTCGTTGCAGTCCTATTTGCTGCGATGGCAGCCGCAATTCGAGCCGTCGGCTTAG